One genomic segment of Intestinimonas butyriciproducens includes these proteins:
- a CDS encoding DNA primase family protein encodes MNNPVWIDDKGKIVEPDYCRDFLARYPMRCINERFYTVDGPLPDESKLKRTIYEEISPWLHAKVAQTVEQVIKALKLAAYADPLPLQCDRIHVANGTYFLDGTFTEEKEYCGNRLSVSYRADAPVPQHWLRFLSELLEPEDIPALQEYLGYCLIPSTKGQKMLMLIGKGGEGKSRIGVVMNAIFGLNMNTTSIQKVENNRFARADLEGKLLMIDDDLDMNALTKTNYVKSIVTAELRMDLERKKEQSYQGQLYVRFLCFGNGALTALHDRSDGFFRRQIILTTKDKPADRFDDPFLAEKLIAEKEGIFLWMLEGLRRLIANHYHFTISQRAKDNISSAVRDANNILDFLDSEGYVAFKADYESSTKNLYAAYKRWCEDNAENPLSPKSFANQLSQNAERYHLEPVSNLHIGGGKRCRGYMGIYVLLSPMEL; translated from the coding sequence ATGAACAACCCTGTATGGATCGATGATAAGGGGAAAATCGTCGAGCCGGATTATTGCCGGGACTTCCTCGCCCGGTATCCCATGCGCTGCATCAATGAACGCTTTTATACTGTGGATGGACCGTTGCCGGATGAGAGCAAATTGAAGCGGACGATTTATGAGGAAATCTCGCCCTGGCTTCATGCCAAGGTCGCACAGACGGTGGAGCAGGTGATCAAGGCGTTGAAGCTGGCGGCATACGCAGACCCTTTGCCCCTGCAATGTGACCGCATCCATGTTGCGAACGGCACTTATTTTCTGGACGGTACATTTACAGAGGAAAAAGAGTATTGCGGCAACCGCCTATCGGTGTCTTATCGGGCAGATGCTCCTGTACCGCAACACTGGCTACGTTTTCTTTCGGAACTGTTGGAGCCGGAGGATATTCCCGCTTTGCAAGAGTATCTGGGCTACTGCCTGATTCCCTCTACCAAGGGACAGAAGATGCTCATGCTGATCGGCAAGGGCGGCGAAGGCAAAAGCCGCATCGGTGTGGTGATGAACGCCATTTTCGGGCTCAACATGAACACCACTTCTATCCAGAAGGTAGAAAACAACCGTTTCGCCAGAGCCGATCTGGAGGGCAAGCTGCTGATGATTGACGATGATCTGGATATGAATGCCTTGACCAAGACCAACTATGTAAAATCAATCGTGACAGCAGAACTGCGGATGGATTTGGAAAGGAAGAAAGAACAGAGCTATCAAGGACAGCTTTATGTACGCTTCCTCTGCTTCGGCAACGGGGCATTGACTGCGCTTCACGACCGCAGCGACGGTTTCTTTCGCCGCCAAATCATTCTGACCACCAAGGACAAGCCTGCGGATCGGTTCGATGACCCGTTTCTTGCCGAGAAACTGATTGCCGAAAAAGAGGGGATCTTTCTCTGGATGCTGGAGGGACTGCGGCGGTTGATCGCTAATCACTATCACTTTACCATTAGCCAGAGAGCCAAGGACAATATCTCTTCCGCTGTTCGGGATGCCAATAACATTCTGGACTTTCTCGATTCTGAGGGTTATGTGGCATTCAAGGCCGATTATGAATCCAGCACCAAAAATCTGTACGCAGCCTATAAGCGGTGGTGTGAGGACAACGCAGAAAACCCACTGTCCCCAAAGAGCTTTGCAAACCAGCTTAGCCAGAACGCAGAACGCTACCATTTGGAACCAGTCAGCAATCTACACATCGGCGGCGGAAAACGGTGCCGGGGGTATATGGGCATTTATGTTCTGCTCTCGCCTATGGAGTTGTAA
- a CDS encoding LLM class flavin-dependent oxidoreductase: MKSNLRNEIKSYIVRSGNTMQEVVDRLSEDYGWSDSVSNLSNKLQRESLRYVEAVQLADALGYDLVWQKRRDK, encoded by the coding sequence ATGAAATCCAATTTGAGAAATGAAATCAAGTCGTACATCGTGCGTTCAGGCAACACGATGCAGGAAGTCGTTGACCGGCTTTCCGAGGATTATGGCTGGAGTGACAGCGTTTCCAACCTGTCCAACAAGCTCCAGAGAGAGTCTCTGCGGTATGTGGAGGCGGTACAGCTTGCTGACGCCCTTGGTTATGACCTTGTATGGCAGAAGCGGAGGGACAAATGA
- a CDS encoding plasmid recombination protein, giving the protein MARNDGIDRTFARNQDLPTLDDVAKVQEHNEREKESYSNQDIDTTQTYRNIHFKAPTDSYAAMFDQMITDGAISTRGLKADAVKYGELIFDVNSAYFHNHGGYEYAKQFYTDAYKAAVEIVGGEQYILSAVMHADERNRAMSEALGQDVYHYHLHVVYVPVVEKQILWSKRCKDKSLVGTVKETIMQVSRSKKWESKVALDEQGNPLLTSKGKKVLRTSYSVLQDDFFNYMKAAGYTDVERGERGSTEEHLTVTQFKVAQEQQRLEAVTAQITQSEQALDTAQAAVEKKQKELQSLQKQTQEQRTAALTVQEIRSMGKKTITGNITLTPSECSTLKDYAVNGILAKAENSRLVEKLQQAQKSAAVWKQRYESLKEQARPYLEAVKLAPEKVRAFLDAILTRTRQTKQHNQPVRRKSQDMEL; this is encoded by the coding sequence ATGGCCAGAAACGACGGAATCGACCGCACCTTTGCCCGTAACCAGGACTTGCCCACCCTTGATGATGTGGCGAAGGTTCAGGAGCATAACGAACGAGAAAAGGAGAGCTACTCCAACCAGGATATTGATACCACCCAGACCTACCGGAATATCCACTTCAAAGCCCCCACCGACAGCTATGCCGCCATGTTCGATCAGATGATTACCGATGGCGCTATCTCCACCCGTGGCCTGAAAGCTGATGCGGTGAAATACGGGGAGCTGATTTTCGATGTGAACTCCGCTTACTTCCACAATCACGGCGGCTATGAATACGCCAAGCAATTTTACACCGACGCATATAAAGCTGCCGTAGAGATCGTGGGCGGTGAGCAATATATTCTCTCCGCTGTTATGCACGCCGATGAACGCAACCGGGCTATGTCGGAAGCTCTGGGGCAGGATGTGTACCACTACCACCTTCATGTGGTCTATGTCCCGGTGGTGGAAAAACAGATTCTCTGGTCGAAGCGGTGCAAGGATAAGTCCCTTGTGGGCACGGTCAAGGAGACCATTATGCAGGTCAGCCGGAGCAAAAAGTGGGAATCCAAAGTTGCTCTGGATGAGCAGGGCAATCCGCTTCTGACCTCCAAAGGCAAGAAAGTCCTGCGGACATCGTACAGTGTCCTGCAAGACGATTTCTTCAACTATATGAAAGCTGCCGGATATACCGATGTGGAGCGTGGAGAGCGTGGCAGCACCGAGGAACATCTGACTGTGACCCAGTTCAAGGTGGCACAGGAGCAACAGCGGCTGGAAGCTGTGACTGCTCAAATCACTCAGTCAGAGCAGGCGCTGGACACCGCACAGGCAGCCGTTGAGAAAAAACAGAAGGAGCTGCAATCCCTGCAAAAGCAGACCCAAGAACAGCGTACTGCCGCCCTGACTGTGCAGGAAATCCGCTCCATGGGGAAAAAGACGATCACCGGCAACATCACTCTGACCCCATCCGAGTGCAGCACGCTCAAGGATTATGCGGTCAATGGAATTCTTGCCAAGGCGGAAAACAGCCGCTTGGTAGAAAAGCTGCAACAAGCGCAAAAGAGCGCCGCTGTCTGGAAACAGCGATATGAATCGCTGAAAGAACAGGCACGGCCCTATCTGGAAGCTGTCAAGCTCGCACCCGAAAAGGTGCGGGCTTTTCTTGACGCCATTCTGACCCGGACCCGGCAAACAAAGCAACACAATCAACCTGTCCGCCGTAAATCGCAAGATATGGAACTTTAA
- a CDS encoding recombinase family protein, translating into MTQTQIHATISPCTPILSADPTVKEDVMLDQQKITILYCRLSNEDALDGESNSIQNQKEFLTRYAAEHGYTNLKILVDDGYTGTNFDRPGVQEGFALVKQGLVGCWLVKDLSRFGRDYLTVGQYTDIIFPSYDVRFIAVNDGVDSERGDSDGFAAIRNLFNEWYPRDTSKKVRVVFRQKGTSGKHLGKPPYGYRTDPADKDHWIIDEDAAPVVKRIFDLAIDGKGPEQIARILEQDQVLTTKALYAKQSENHPDPKKRKKMPERPYHWIGQSVAGILERMEYTGCTCNFKTYSKSYKLKKRIPNAIEDMCIFPDTQEAIVSQAQWDRVQELRKNKRRPTKAQRQGLFSGLLFCPDCGNKLHFATCKSFDGKQDHYVCSSYKSGRGTCSAHYIREDVLRELVLERIQAVNAYIRQDVESFQEEWLQCRRSDQERNIREDRKRVEQAKKRLADLDVLLSRLYEDFVLGDLSKERYKKMTADYEAEQERLKLEIEVTEEWLETQETMSADVDAFVALTQKYVDVPELTPTIANEYIKKIEVFAPDKSSGKRVQKVKIYFNFVDDVEIPVISEPVVAKSTLGRRKTA; encoded by the coding sequence ATGACACAGACTCAAATTCATGCTACAATATCACCATGCACACCGATTCTGTCAGCTGACCCAACCGTAAAGGAGGACGTTATGTTGGATCAGCAGAAAATTACCATCCTGTACTGCCGCCTCAGCAATGAGGATGCATTGGATGGAGAATCAAATTCGATACAGAATCAAAAAGAGTTTTTAACTCGGTACGCAGCCGAACATGGCTACACCAACCTGAAAATTCTGGTGGACGATGGATATACGGGAACTAACTTCGACCGCCCTGGCGTACAGGAGGGCTTTGCACTGGTTAAGCAGGGGCTTGTCGGTTGCTGGCTGGTCAAGGATCTCAGCAGGTTTGGCCGAGATTACCTGACCGTTGGGCAGTACACGGACATCATTTTCCCCAGCTACGATGTACGCTTTATCGCCGTCAACGATGGTGTGGACAGTGAACGGGGCGACAGCGACGGCTTTGCCGCTATCCGTAATTTGTTCAACGAATGGTATCCCCGGGACACCAGTAAGAAAGTTCGGGTCGTATTCCGTCAGAAAGGCACCAGCGGAAAGCATCTGGGAAAACCGCCCTATGGCTATCGCACCGATCCCGCCGATAAAGACCATTGGATCATTGACGAGGATGCCGCCCCAGTAGTCAAGCGCATCTTTGACTTGGCCATTGACGGCAAGGGGCCGGAACAGATTGCCCGTATACTGGAGCAGGATCAGGTGTTGACTACCAAGGCGCTGTATGCCAAACAGTCGGAAAACCATCCTGACCCCAAAAAACGGAAGAAGATGCCGGAGCGTCCTTACCATTGGATTGGTCAATCGGTTGCGGGTATTCTGGAACGGATGGAGTACACCGGCTGTACCTGCAATTTCAAGACCTATTCCAAGTCCTACAAGCTGAAGAAGCGGATTCCCAATGCCATCGAAGATATGTGTATCTTCCCTGACACGCAGGAAGCTATCGTCTCTCAGGCTCAGTGGGACAGAGTGCAGGAGCTGCGAAAAAACAAACGCCGTCCCACAAAAGCCCAGCGGCAGGGATTATTCTCCGGGCTTCTGTTCTGTCCTGATTGCGGGAATAAGCTGCACTTTGCTACCTGCAAGAGCTTTGACGGTAAGCAAGACCACTATGTATGCTCCAGCTACAAAAGCGGTCGAGGCACCTGTTCTGCCCACTATATCCGGGAAGATGTACTGCGGGAATTGGTGTTGGAGCGCATTCAGGCGGTCAATGCCTATATCCGGCAGGACGTGGAGAGTTTTCAGGAGGAGTGGCTGCAATGCCGCCGCTCCGATCAGGAACGCAACATCCGTGAAGATCGGAAGCGAGTGGAGCAGGCCAAGAAGCGGCTGGCTGACTTGGATGTTCTTCTGTCCCGACTCTATGAGGATTTTGTCCTGGGCGATCTGAGCAAGGAGCGGTACAAGAAAATGACCGCCGATTACGAGGCAGAACAGGAACGGTTAAAACTCGAAATTGAAGTGACGGAAGAATGGCTGGAAACGCAGGAAACCATGAGTGCAGATGTAGATGCCTTTGTCGCTCTGACCCAGAAGTATGTGGATGTGCCGGAATTAACACCTACGATAGCCAATGAGTATATCAAGAAGATTGAGGTGTTTGCGCCGGACAAATCCAGTGGCAAGCGGGTACAGAAGGTAAAAATCTATTTCAACTTCGTGGATGACGTAGAGATTCCTGTGATTTCCGAGCCTGTTGTTGCAAAATCTACCCTTGGACGCAGAAAAACGGCGTGA
- the cas2 gene encoding CRISPR-associated endonuclease Cas2 codes for MLVLITYDVNTEDAAGRKRLRQIAKQCVNYGQRVQNSVFECLLDAAQYRMLQAKLCKIMDPEKDSLRFYYLGNRYENKIEHFGVKASYNPEDVLML; via the coding sequence ATGCTGGTTTTAATCACCTATGATGTGAACACCGAGGACGCCGCTGGCCGCAAACGTCTGCGGCAAATCGCGAAGCAGTGCGTCAACTACGGACAGCGGGTGCAGAACTCTGTCTTTGAATGTCTGCTGGATGCGGCCCAGTACCGCATGTTACAGGCAAAGCTGTGTAAGATCATGGACCCGGAAAAGGACAGTCTTCGTTTTTATTACTTGGGAAACCGCTATGAAAACAAGATCGAGCATTTTGGAGTAAAGGCATCCTACAACCCAGAAGATGTATTGATGCTTTAG
- the cas1c gene encoding type I-C CRISPR-associated endonuclease Cas1c: protein MKHLLNTLYILSEDIYLSLDGENVVANRDKQVVARYPLHTLQNIITFSYAGASPALMGVCAQRQIGLSFCTPRGKFLARVCGEGNGNVLLRRTQYRTGDDPTQCCQISRTMIFGKLFNARWSIERTRRDHGLRVDGEKLVSASKQIYGLLSQVKEVSAPEELRGLEGVGASAYFSVFDEMILGDKETFSFRGRSRRPPLDAVNAMLSFAYSLLAHDCASALESVGLDSYVGFLHRDRPGRTSLALDLMEELRPCMADRFVLTLINNRQVKAGDFQYMESGAVLLADGGRKTFLKHWQEKKKETLTHPYLEEKLPWGMIPYTQALLLARYLRGDLDAYPPFLWK, encoded by the coding sequence ATGAAACATCTGCTCAATACCCTCTACATCCTCTCAGAGGATATTTACCTGTCCCTGGACGGGGAGAATGTGGTGGCCAATCGGGACAAGCAGGTTGTCGCCCGCTATCCTCTACATACCTTGCAGAATATCATTACCTTTTCCTATGCCGGGGCGTCCCCCGCGCTGATGGGCGTCTGCGCCCAGCGTCAGATCGGCTTATCTTTCTGTACCCCCAGAGGAAAATTTCTGGCCCGGGTGTGCGGCGAGGGGAACGGAAACGTCCTGCTCCGCCGGACACAATATCGGACCGGGGATGATCCCACTCAATGCTGTCAGATCAGCCGCACTATGATCTTCGGCAAGCTGTTCAACGCCCGCTGGAGCATCGAGCGCACCCGCCGGGACCACGGTTTGCGGGTGGACGGCGAAAAACTGGTCTCCGCCTCCAAGCAAATCTACGGACTGCTGTCTCAGGTCAAGGAGGTAAGCGCTCCGGAGGAATTGCGGGGCCTGGAGGGGGTGGGAGCCTCCGCCTATTTCAGCGTTTTTGACGAGATGATCCTGGGGGATAAAGAGACGTTTTCCTTCCGGGGCCGCAGCCGTCGCCCTCCGCTGGACGCCGTCAACGCCATGCTCTCCTTCGCCTACAGCCTGCTGGCCCACGACTGCGCCTCCGCCTTGGAGAGTGTGGGGCTGGATTCCTATGTGGGATTCCTGCACCGGGACCGCCCGGGTCGGACTTCCTTGGCCCTGGACCTGATGGAGGAACTGCGTCCCTGCATGGCGGACCGCTTTGTGCTCACGCTCATCAACAACCGCCAGGTCAAGGCGGGAGATTTTCAATATATGGAGAGCGGCGCGGTGCTGCTGGCCGACGGCGGCAGGAAAACATTTCTGAAACATTGGCAGGAAAAGAAAAAAGAGACACTGACCCACCCCTATCTGGAGGAAAAGCTCCCATGGGGGATGATCCCCTATACGCAGGCACTTCTGCTGGCCCGTTATCTCCGGGGAGACTTGGACGCTTACCCACCTTTTTTGTGGAAGTGA
- the cas4 gene encoding CRISPR-associated protein Cas4, whose product MGFKEEDYLQLSGLQHFVFCRRQWALIHIEGQWAENYRTVDGHLMHERVHDQEFRESRGDCLTVRGLAIHSTELGVSGQCDAVEFHRAPAGIALQNREGLWLPYPVEYKRGKPKKHSADELQLCAQAMCLEEMLCCAVPEGALYYGEPRRRTVVPFTPELRGQVQDNLKEMHELYKRRHTPKVKPSKACNACSLKVLCLPKLMGCKRVADYLAAAMEELK is encoded by the coding sequence ATGGGATTTAAGGAAGAGGATTATCTCCAGCTTTCGGGTTTGCAGCACTTTGTCTTTTGCCGCCGCCAGTGGGCGCTGATCCACATTGAAGGTCAGTGGGCGGAGAATTACCGCACGGTGGACGGCCATCTCATGCACGAGCGCGTCCACGACCAGGAATTTCGGGAGAGCCGGGGGGACTGTCTGACCGTCAGGGGGCTGGCCATCCACTCGACGGAGTTGGGTGTTTCCGGCCAGTGCGACGCGGTAGAGTTCCACAGAGCCCCTGCCGGAATTGCTTTGCAAAATCGTGAAGGTTTGTGGCTGCCTTATCCGGTGGAGTACAAACGGGGCAAGCCTAAGAAACACAGTGCGGACGAGCTTCAGCTGTGCGCCCAGGCCATGTGCCTGGAGGAGATGCTCTGCTGTGCCGTCCCGGAGGGGGCACTCTATTACGGAGAGCCCCGCCGCCGGACGGTGGTCCCCTTTACGCCTGAACTGCGCGGGCAGGTTCAAGATAACCTGAAGGAGATGCATGAGCTGTATAAAAGGCGCCACACACCCAAGGTCAAGCCGTCCAAGGCCTGTAACGCCTGCTCTTTGAAAGTCCTGTGCCTTCCAAAGCTGATGGGCTGCAAAAGAGTTGCGGACTATTTGGCCGCTGCCATGGAGGAGCTGAAATGA
- the cas7c gene encoding type I-C CRISPR-associated protein Cas7/Csd2: protein MGILQNKIDFVAFVSATMANPNGDPLNGNSPRTDYNGLGEMSDVCIKRKLRNRMQDLGQAVFVQSADRCEDGCGSLSDRASAVLGKAKEFKDSEDYAQKACETWLDVRSFGQVFAFKDTKGMSIGVRGPVSVHQGVSVSPVQIEDMQITKSVNGESNDKGRSSDTMGMKHFVRFGLYKIKGSINVQLAEKTGFTEKDADILKECLRTLFVNDASSARPEGSMEVVRLYWFHHNCKDGQYSSAKVHRSVQAELIASDAIPACAEDYKITLEPLAGLEPEILNGI from the coding sequence ATGGGTATCTTACAGAACAAAATCGACTTTGTGGCCTTTGTATCCGCCACCATGGCAAACCCCAACGGCGACCCTCTCAACGGCAACAGCCCCCGCACCGACTACAACGGTTTAGGGGAAATGAGCGACGTGTGCATCAAGCGCAAGCTGCGCAACCGGATGCAGGATCTGGGACAGGCCGTGTTTGTCCAGTCCGCTGACCGGTGTGAAGACGGATGCGGAAGTCTCAGCGACCGGGCCTCCGCCGTTCTGGGAAAAGCGAAGGAGTTCAAGGATTCAGAAGACTATGCACAAAAGGCCTGTGAAACATGGCTGGACGTACGTTCTTTCGGCCAGGTATTTGCGTTTAAGGACACAAAAGGCATGTCCATCGGTGTGCGGGGCCCGGTCTCTGTACATCAGGGTGTCAGCGTCTCCCCCGTGCAGATAGAGGATATGCAGATCACCAAGAGTGTAAACGGTGAGAGCAACGACAAAGGCCGTTCCTCCGACACCATGGGCATGAAGCACTTTGTCCGCTTCGGTCTCTATAAGATCAAGGGCTCTATCAATGTTCAGCTTGCGGAAAAAACCGGCTTCACTGAGAAGGACGCCGATATTTTGAAGGAGTGTCTGCGCACCCTCTTCGTCAATGACGCCTCTTCCGCCCGGCCGGAGGGCTCCATGGAGGTGGTCAGACTCTACTGGTTCCACCACAACTGCAAGGATGGGCAGTATTCCTCCGCCAAGGTCCACCGTTCGGTCCAGGCTGAGTTGATTGCTTCTGACGCCATCCCCGCCTGCGCGGAGGATTACAAGATTACATTGGAGCCTTTGGCCGGACTGGAGCCGGAGATTCTGAATGGGATTTAA